One window of the Esox lucius isolate fEsoLuc1 chromosome 8, fEsoLuc1.pri, whole genome shotgun sequence genome contains the following:
- the LOC105011526 gene encoding cold-inducible RNA-binding protein B isoform X2, giving the protein MSDEGKLFVGGLCFDTDETSLEEAFSKYGNIAKVDVVRDRETRRSRGFGFVTFENPEDAKDAMAAMNGKSVDGRMIRVDEAGKSGGRSGGGGFRGGSGGFRGGFRGGRGRGGRGYSGGGGGYGGDRSYGGGDRSYGGGERSYGGSDRSYGGGGDRSYGGGYRSGGGGGGYSSGGSSGGYREARSGGEGGYGGRSGGSYRDSYDSYG; this is encoded by the exons ATGTCTGACGAAGGGAAGCTTTTTGTTGGTGGATTGTGTTTTGACACAGATGAAACCTCATTAGAAGAGGCTTTCTCTAAGTATGGAAACATTGCTAAAG TTGATGTTGTTCGCGACAGAGAAACAAGGCGGTCCAGGGGTTTTGGCTTTGTGACTTTCGAAAACCCAGAAGACGCCAAAGATGCAATGGCTGCTATGAAtggcaaa TCTGTAGATGGCAGGATGATCCGTGTGGATGAAGCTGGCAAGTCAGGGGGAAGATCTGGTGGCGGTGGCTTCAGGGGAGGTTCAGGGGGCTTCAGAGGAGGcttcagaggaggaagaggaagaggtgggCGTGGTTATTCGGGAG GTGGCGGCGGTTATGGCGGTGACAGGAGCTATGGAGGGGGTGACAGAAGCTatggtggaggagagaggagctaTGGGGGAAGTGACAGGAGCTATGGTGGCGGAGGAGACAGAAGTTACGGTGGTGGCTACAGGAGtggtgggggtggaggtggaTACTCCTCTGGAGGAAGCAGCGGTGGTTACAGGGAAGCCAG GAGTGGTGGAGAAGGTGGTTATGGTGGCCGCTCTGGAGGATCATACAGAGACAGCTATGACAGCTATG
- the LOC105011526 gene encoding cold-inducible RNA-binding protein B isoform X1 codes for MSDEGKLFVGGLCFDTDETSLEEAFSKYGNIAKVDVVRDRETRRSRGFGFVTFENPEDAKDAMAAMNGKSVDGRMIRVDEAGKSGGRSGGGGFRGGSGGFRGGFRGGRGRGGRGYSGGGGGYGGDRSYGGGDRSYGGGERSYGGSDRSYGGGGDRSYGGGYRSGGGGGGYSSGGSSGGYREARSGGEGGYGGRSGGSYRDSYDSYATHE; via the exons ATGTCTGACGAAGGGAAGCTTTTTGTTGGTGGATTGTGTTTTGACACAGATGAAACCTCATTAGAAGAGGCTTTCTCTAAGTATGGAAACATTGCTAAAG TTGATGTTGTTCGCGACAGAGAAACAAGGCGGTCCAGGGGTTTTGGCTTTGTGACTTTCGAAAACCCAGAAGACGCCAAAGATGCAATGGCTGCTATGAAtggcaaa TCTGTAGATGGCAGGATGATCCGTGTGGATGAAGCTGGCAAGTCAGGGGGAAGATCTGGTGGCGGTGGCTTCAGGGGAGGTTCAGGGGGCTTCAGAGGAGGcttcagaggaggaagaggaagaggtgggCGTGGTTATTCGGGAG GTGGCGGCGGTTATGGCGGTGACAGGAGCTATGGAGGGGGTGACAGAAGCTatggtggaggagagaggagctaTGGGGGAAGTGACAGGAGCTATGGTGGCGGAGGAGACAGAAGTTACGGTGGTGGCTACAGGAGtggtgggggtggaggtggaTACTCCTCTGGAGGAAGCAGCGGTGGTTACAGGGAAGCCAG GAGTGGTGGAGAAGGTGGTTATGGTGGCCGCTCTGGAGGATCATACAGAGACAGCTATGACAGCTATG CTACACAcgagtaa
- the LOC105011526 gene encoding cold-inducible RNA-binding protein B isoform X3, with product MSDEGKLFVGGLCFDTDETSLEEAFSKYGNIAKVDVVRDRETRRSRGFGFVTFENPEDAKDAMAAMNGKSVDGRMIRVDEAGKSGGRSGGGGFRGGSGGFRGGFRGGRGRGGGGYGGDRSYGGGDRSYGGGERSYGGSDRSYGGGGDRSYGGGYRSGGGGGGYSSGGSSGGYREARSGGEGGYGGRSGGSYRDSYDSYATHE from the exons ATGTCTGACGAAGGGAAGCTTTTTGTTGGTGGATTGTGTTTTGACACAGATGAAACCTCATTAGAAGAGGCTTTCTCTAAGTATGGAAACATTGCTAAAG TTGATGTTGTTCGCGACAGAGAAACAAGGCGGTCCAGGGGTTTTGGCTTTGTGACTTTCGAAAACCCAGAAGACGCCAAAGATGCAATGGCTGCTATGAAtggcaaa TCTGTAGATGGCAGGATGATCCGTGTGGATGAAGCTGGCAAGTCAGGGGGAAGATCTGGTGGCGGTGGCTTCAGGGGAGGTTCAGGGGGCTTCAGAGGAGGcttcagaggaggaagaggaagag GTGGCGGCGGTTATGGCGGTGACAGGAGCTATGGAGGGGGTGACAGAAGCTatggtggaggagagaggagctaTGGGGGAAGTGACAGGAGCTATGGTGGCGGAGGAGACAGAAGTTACGGTGGTGGCTACAGGAGtggtgggggtggaggtggaTACTCCTCTGGAGGAAGCAGCGGTGGTTACAGGGAAGCCAG GAGTGGTGGAGAAGGTGGTTATGGTGGCCGCTCTGGAGGATCATACAGAGACAGCTATGACAGCTATG CTACACAcgagtaa